The genomic DNA ATTGCAAATATTAGTACTTCATAATTCTCCACAATACTATTAATATCATCTGATAAATCTAACTGCTCAGGGTGTAACTCCGCAGAACTTAAATAATTAGGATTATGTTTATTACGTTTAATGTGTTCTATAGCATATATACTTCGCATATACCAACCAACTGTTGCTATATTTTCTGATAACATTTTGACAATAGCGGTTGCCCAACTTCCTCCTCCTAACACTGCTATTTTTACTTGATTATTCATTTTGTTTGGTTTTATAGGGCGAAATTAAGAAATCTTAGAATGAACGCCTAAACCATCTGTTAATTATTATATTTGCTCTACTTAAAATTACTCTATTGAGCTCATTAAAACGTTTTTTTAAAGACACCATCATTTACGGAATAGCAGCCGTTTTACCAAGAGCTATTAACATTCTTTTAGTACGTTTACATACTTATAGCCTAAGTGCTGATAAGTTTGCTGTAAACACTACTTACTATGTATATGCTGCTTATTTTAATGCCTTATTAACTTATGGTATGGAGACTGCCTTTTTTCGTTTTTTTTCAAAAGAAAAAGAAAAAGGAAAAATTATCTCCACCTCATTTATTAGTTTATTTACAACCTCTATACTATTTTTAATAGGAACCATGTTATTTAGCAAAAACATTGCTAATTTCTTTGGGTTTAAAAATATCTTATTCTTTCAAATACTAATTATTACATTAACTTTAGATACTCTTGTAGTTATCCCTTTTGCTTATTTGAGAGTACTTCATAAACCTGTTCAGTTTACCATTTATAAAATAATCAATATCCTTATTTTTGCATGCCTAAATATTTTCTTTTTATGGTTCATTCCGTATGCTTTAAAAAATAAAATTTATTTACCTCTAAATTTAATTCATTATACTGAAAGTCAACCCAAAGTCATTCATATTTTTGTAGCCGGACTCATAGCTAGCGCTATCACATTCATCTTATTATTACCTACATTATTTAAATTCAAAATTACATTTGATTTTAAACTATTAAAAAAAATGTTAGCCTATAGCTTGCCCATCATGGTAGGCAGCTTAGCTTTTGTTACTAATGAAAATTTAGATAAATTAATTTTAAAAGATATTGTTGGCGAAAAACAAATGGGAGTATATGCTGCTTGTTATAAATTAGGAGTGTTTATGTCTTTATATATCATGGCTTTTAAATTAGGAGCTGAACCTTTCTTTTTCAATCAAGCTGATAAAAAAAATGCTAAAGAAAACTATAGCACTATTTTATCTTGGTTTACCTTTTTTGGTGCTTTATTTATGCTTGTAATTGTTTCTTTTATAGATTTTTTTGCTAAAATTCTTTTACAAAGTGATGAATATTTTGAAGCTTTACAAATTGTACCTATTATATTATTAGCTAATTTATTTTTAGGCATTTATAATAATTTATCCGTTTGGTACAAGTTAACTGATAAAACAAAATATGGTATGTATTTTTCAATAATTGGAGCCGCTATTACTATTAGTTTTAATTTAATAATGATTCCTAAAATTGGATATATAGCTGCTGCTTGGGCAACATTAATGGCATACGGATCTATGATGTTAATTTCTTATTTTATAGGAAAAAAATATTATCCTGTTCCTTATAACCTCAAAAAAATAACAAGCTATTTACTTATAAGTACTTTATTATCATACTTATCTTTTAGCTATTTTAGAGGTGTTTATACCCTATCTGTCTTTTTTATTTTTATTCTGTTAGGATGGATTATTTATAACGAAAAATCAATAATTCAAAAATTATTAAAACGATAAAATGAACGTACAAATCATTAACAAATCAAAGCATCAAATACCTGCTTATGAAACTGAAGGTTCTGCAGGAATGGATTTACGCGCAAATATTGAGGAATCCATTACTCTAAAGCCTTTAGAAAGAGCTATTATAAAAACAGGTTTATTCATAGCATTGCCTGTTGGCTTTGAAGCACAAGTTCGTCCAAGAAGTGGATTAGCTGCTAAAAAAGGAATTACAGTATTAAATTCTCCAGGAACTATTGATGCTGATTATAGGGGAGAAATAGGCGTGATTTTAGTAAACTTATCTAATGATAATTTTACCATACAAGACGGAGAGCGTATTGCTCAATTAATTATTGCTAAACATGAACGCATCACTTGGAAACAAGTAGAAGTTTTGAATGAAACAGCTCGTGGAACTGGTGGCTTTGGTAGCACAGGAGTTTAATGACTTTTTACAATAAAAACTGCTATAGAAACAATTATCTATAGCAGTTAATGAGTAATAGTTAGAACTTTTAATTTAATTACTTATTCTTGATTTTCAATAGCTTCTTTTATTTTATTTTCTAGTTCTTCTGCTAATTCTGGATTATCTCTAATCAAACCTTTTACAGAATCTCTACCTTGCCCTAATTTTGTATCTCCATAGCTAAACCATGAACCACTCTTTTTTATAATTCCGTATTCTACACCAATATCTAAAACTTCACCCACTTTAGAAATTCCTTCACCATACATTATATCAAATTCCGCTTGTTGAAATGGTGGCGCTACTTTATTTTTTACCACCTTTACTTTTGTACTATTACCTATTACTCGATCACCATCCTTAATTTGTGTTCTCCTACGAATATCTAACCTAACTGATGCGTAAAACTTTAATGCATTACCTCCAGTAGTTGTTTCAGGATTTCCAAACATCACACCAATTTTTTCACGCAATTGATTAATAAAAATAACGGTACAATTTGTTTTACTAATAGTAGCTGTTAATTTACGCAATGCTTGAGACATTAAACGAGCATGTAATCCCATTTTAGAATCTCCCATTTCTCCTTCTATTTCAGACTTTGGAGTTAGTGCTGCTACCGAATCAATTACTACAATATCAATGGCTCCTGAACGAATTAAATTATCTGCAATTTCTAAAGCTTGTTCTCCATGATCTGGTTGAGATATAATCAAATTATCTACATCTACTCCCAAGTTTTCTGCATAAAAACGATCAAACGCATGTTCTGCATCCACAAAAGCAGCAATACCACCAGCTTTTTGAGCTTCTGCAATTGCGTGTATTGTTAATGTTGTTTTACCCGATGATTCTGGTCCATAAATTTCAATAATTCTTCCGCGAGGATATCCTCCAACACCTAAAGCCAAATCTAACCCTAAAGATCCAGAAGAAATAGCATCTACATCTTCTATCTGCTTATCTCCCATTTTCATTACAGTACCTTTACCGTAAGCTTTATCTAATTTATCTAAAGTAAGTTGCAGTGCCTTTAGTTTAGCTTGCTTTTCTTTATCTGCTGACATAAATTTTTTAATGTTTCTTTGTTAAAATAAGGTGGTACAAGTTACAAAAACTAATATAATAGTTGGCAACTATTTTTTAAACTGATTTTTAGTAGCTTTGAAAAAAAATGAGCTCTATATTACTAAAAAATAAAAATACTAATACTGCTATTGAATATGGTAAATTGGTTCGTTTTAATAACAATTATAAAGCATTCATCCACAATAAAGAAGCTCCTAGCTCTTTATTAAAACTTAAAAGTATTCGTGAAAAATATGAGAATAAGTACTGGTAATAATCTTTTTTTATAACTATTAACAATTTATGAAACACCGTCATTTTATAATGCACAAACCTTATGGATTTCTTTCTCAATTCATCAATAATCAAACCAAACGAAAAAAAAGATTATTAGGAGAACTATATGATTTTCCTGAAGGAACAATGGCTATTGGTCGTTTGGATTTTAATTCTGAAGGATTGCTTTTATTAACTACAGATGGAAAAATAAGTGAACAAGTACGAAGTAAAAAAGTAGCAAAAGAATACTATGTACAGGTTGATGGTATCATCACACAAAAAGCTATTGAAAAATTGCAAAAAGGTGTAGAAATAGGTTTTGATGGCAAAAAATATATCACTAAACCTTGTAAAGTTATTTCAATAGCTCCTCCTGGTTTTCCTAATAGAACTCAAAAAATAAGGGATGACAGACATGGCCCAACAAGTTGGATATCAGTTACTATAAGAGAAGGTAAATTCAGACAAGTTCGTAAAATGACTGCTGCTGCAGGATATCCTACACTTCGATTAATCCGAGTTCGCGTTGGAAAAATTTTATTAAACAACTTAAAATTAGGAGCTGTAAAAGAACTGGAAACCCTCCTTTAATTCATAATCATTTTTATATGTGGAATTCCATCTTCTAAATACTCATTTCCTACTTTTAAAAATCCATGAGATTCGTAAAAATTTTGTAAATAAACCTGTGCTGAAATAGTAATAGTAGTAATAGTATAATGCTTATGAATAGCTATTATTGAAGCTTTTAGTAAATCATGACCATACCCATATTTTCGTGCTGTTTTTTTTACGACAACTCTACCAATACTAGGAGTACTAAAATATGCACCGCTATCAAACAAACGTGTATAGGCTATAATTTTACCTTCTTTAATACCTATAACATGTAATGCTTGCTCATCTTTTCCATCTATATCTTGATATACACAATCTTGTTCTACAACAAATACTTCAGAACGTAACTGAAGTATTTGATACAACTCTATAGTGGTTAATTCACTAAATTTTTTTATAATAAAATCCATTAACAATTCATTCCTATTTTATGAACCCTATTGGCATGCCTACCTCCTTCAAAATCTGTTGTTAAAAAAAGTTCAACAAAACCTAAAGCTTGCTGTAAAGAAACAAAACGAGCAGGAATCGTTAACATATTAGCATTATTATGCTGACGTGTTAATGTAACTAACTCATTATTCCAACATAAGGCAGCCCTAACTCCTTGATGTTTATTTGCTGTCATTTGGGCACCATTACCACTACCACATAAAATAATGCCCATTTCCGCTTGGCCTGTTTCTACTGCTTCTGCCGTAGGATGAATGGCATCTGGATAATCCATACTATCATCAGTATTTGTTCCAAAATTAATTACTTTATGCCCTAACTCCTCCAAAAGAGCAATTATTTCAAACTTATATGCTGTACCAGCATGGTCATTTCCTATCGCAATTGTCATAATTTGTTGTTTTTTACTTAGTTGTGCCTACAAAAATACAGTTATTAACGGTTATCAACAGTAATTAACAATCAATTTTTAAGAATACTACATAAATAACTAATAAATAACACGTTAACAAAAAACTTAAAAATGTTAAAAACTACTACTAAATATTTAAAAGAATATTTGATTTTTTAAAATAAAATTACAATACAGGAAGCCTTATCAAATACACAACTTTTTTTTTTAGTTTTTAATGAACATTTATCAACATAAAAAGAGCTACTTATTTACAGCTATTTTAAAATTAACTATGCAGAATTATATGTGAATAGTTGTTTATAAGTATTGTTAATAACTATCAAAAAACACTGAAATTTAAGAACTTATAAAAAACGTTAAATGTTAAGCGTTTTTAATAACTGATAAAACCAAAAATGAAATCAAGTTTTTATTGTAGCTATTAACAACCTATAATAACAATCATTTCTTTTTTTAATTTTAAAAATCTTTTATTGTTATTATATAATATGTTAATAACAGTCTTTCTCTTTTTAATTTTAAAATTACTTTTTGAGTGTACTATAACAATAGTGATGAATAATAGTAATAAAAAATGATTTTCCTTTTTATCTTCTTAAGAAAAAGAAAGCTTCAATGGTAAGTACAATTTCATTTTCTATTGAAAACTACAAGCACCTTAAAAAAGTTTTGATTTTTAGTTAATTGTATTTATTTAGATCAAATATAAATAGCTATTTTTGCCCTGAACAATATTATATAAAATTATGGAACAAAAAATTATGATTCTATTTATCCTATTTGTTTACAATTCTTTTGGGCAAATAATTGTAAATGAAGGTTTTGAAGGGGATAGTTTTCCTCCTAATGGATGGAAAAAAGAAAGTGAAGAAGTAAATAACGTCTGGTCGCAGCCTGATTGGGAAAGATTAAACTTTGATCAAAAAGAAGGTGAAGCTTGCGCCTTGTATGAAGCTCCAACTGGTAAAGATCACCTAAGAACTAATTCGTGGTTGATAACCAAAGCATTACATTTAGAAGCAGGAAAAACTTATGAATATTCTTTTTGGACAAAAGTAGGAACCTCTTATTTAGGAACGCCTAGTATTGATATAAGTTTAAAATATGGTAAAGCGCAAATAGGGAGCGCTTTAACCAATACTATTTTTACTAAAAGAATTAACAATGCTAATTATAATTTAGAAAGAAACACTTTTACAGTAAATGAGTCAGGTGAGTATTATGTAGGAATACATGTAGGTAATGTGGCAGATTTATATGTGGATGAATTTCTTATAAAAGAAAAAGAAAGATGCAATACACCTGAAAATTTAAAACTTAACTTATTTAATGATACCCAAGCAGGCATTACTTGGAGCGAAGTAGCTAATAAAGAAAATTATATTTATAGGGTAGAAAATGAGAATGGAGAAGAAATAAGTACAGGTGAAATAGTTGAAAATCAAGTTATTATTAATGGTTTAGAAGCCAATACCACATATGCTTTTTATGTAAAAACTAAGTGTGCAGGAGGTTTAGGGGAAAGTGAGTATTCTAAAAAATATGTTTTTAAAACATCTTGTGTTGCGAATGATGCATTAAGTGAGGATTTTACAAATGCAATGGGAAGCGAATTGCCTAACTGTTGGTCTTCAATTTTAGATGGAGTAGGAATTTCAAATGGAGCTTCTGTTAGAGTTATTTCTGATAGAAAATGGGCTATTTTAGGAAATCATACTTCAGAAAGTACAGCAAACATACTTTTAGTTAGTCCTAAACTATCAAACATAAACTCAGGAAAGCATAGACTTAGGTTTAAGGCAAAAGGAGATGACATAAATGTAGGAAGTTTAGAAGTAGGAATACTTAATGGAAACGAATTCAAAGGGGCTGATTTTATAAAAGTAGGAAGGGAAATAGACAATTTGGAAAGAGGAAGATTTAAAGAATATGTAATTAATTTTGATTTGACAAATTTACCTAATGGAATTGCTAGTAATTTTATAGCTTTTAAGAATGCATCTCGTACCAATTACACCATTAGTGTAGATGATATTTACTGGGAGCCTATACCTGAAAGGACTGTTTGTACTAAAATATTAGTTCCTAGAGAAGATGTATCCAATGAAACTTTTAATCCTTATTTTAAATGGAAAAGAGTAGCTGATGCTACGGGGTATAAAATTCATGTAGGAACACAAGCAGGAGCTAATGATGTTTATACCAAAGATGTTGAAAATGTATTAGAGTATCAATTTGTTAATAATGAAGGAAGTTTAGTGTACAATACAACATATTTTATAACTATAATTCCGTATAATGAAAAAGGAGATGCTCAAAATTGTGAAGGAACCTCCTTAAAATTAATAACAATGTCTAATCCTAATTATGGAGGAGGTGATGTAACCACTTCTTTTGGAGGATATTATTATGCTAATTCAACAGAAGAAGCAGAAGATTCAAAAATAGGAAAAGCTACTTATAATTGGATAGATCCAATTACGAATAACCATACTGAAATCATTCAATGGAACCGCCAGAATAACGAAGGTAAATCTTTTAAAATACCAACTAGGTTAAATTTTGAGTTTCCTTTTTATGAAGAAAAATATAACGATGATGTTTACGTAAATTATAACGGGTCTTTACATTTTGGTAATGCAGCAACAATTAATTACGATAATAATAGTAACTTCAATATTCCTGAAGGAGATGCTGTTAACAATTTTATAGCAGCTTGTCTTAGTGGTTATGAATTTCAATCAAAAAGTAAAGTATATTATAAATCGTTAGAAGACAAATTCATTGTTACTTGGTATGAAATGGAAAATGCAGTTGATTTTGATGAAGATACATTATTACCAATAGGTTTTGAAGAAATAACTTTCCAGTTAATTTTATATAAAAATGGTAAAATTAAGATTCAAATAAATAATCAAAAGAGTAAGTTAAAAGAATCTAAAGGACAGAGTATTTTTTCAAGAAGCATTATAGGTATGGAAAATAGTACTGGTACTAAGGCAGTTTTATACAGACGAAAA from Tenacibaculum maritimum NCIMB 2154 includes the following:
- a CDS encoding lipopolysaccharide biosynthesis protein produces the protein MSSLKRFFKDTIIYGIAAVLPRAINILLVRLHTYSLSADKFAVNTTYYVYAAYFNALLTYGMETAFFRFFSKEKEKGKIISTSFISLFTTSILFLIGTMLFSKNIANFFGFKNILFFQILIITLTLDTLVVIPFAYLRVLHKPVQFTIYKIINILIFACLNIFFLWFIPYALKNKIYLPLNLIHYTESQPKVIHIFVAGLIASAITFILLLPTLFKFKITFDFKLLKKMLAYSLPIMVGSLAFVTNENLDKLILKDIVGEKQMGVYAACYKLGVFMSLYIMAFKLGAEPFFFNQADKKNAKENYSTILSWFTFFGALFMLVIVSFIDFFAKILLQSDEYFEALQIVPIILLANLFLGIYNNLSVWYKLTDKTKYGMYFSIIGAAITISFNLIMIPKIGYIAAAWATLMAYGSMMLISYFIGKKYYPVPYNLKKITSYLLISTLLSYLSFSYFRGVYTLSVFFIFILLGWIIYNEKSIIQKLLKR
- the dut gene encoding dUTP diphosphatase, whose amino-acid sequence is MNVQIINKSKHQIPAYETEGSAGMDLRANIEESITLKPLERAIIKTGLFIALPVGFEAQVRPRSGLAAKKGITVLNSPGTIDADYRGEIGVILVNLSNDNFTIQDGERIAQLIIAKHERITWKQVEVLNETARGTGGFGSTGV
- the recA gene encoding recombinase RecA; this encodes MSADKEKQAKLKALQLTLDKLDKAYGKGTVMKMGDKQIEDVDAISSGSLGLDLALGVGGYPRGRIIEIYGPESSGKTTLTIHAIAEAQKAGGIAAFVDAEHAFDRFYAENLGVDVDNLIISQPDHGEQALEIADNLIRSGAIDIVVIDSVAALTPKSEIEGEMGDSKMGLHARLMSQALRKLTATISKTNCTVIFINQLREKIGVMFGNPETTTGGNALKFYASVRLDIRRRTQIKDGDRVIGNSTKVKVVKNKVAPPFQQAEFDIMYGEGISKVGEVLDIGVEYGIIKKSGSWFSYGDTKLGQGRDSVKGLIRDNPELAEELENKIKEAIENQE
- a CDS encoding pseudouridine synthase: MKHRHFIMHKPYGFLSQFINNQTKRKKRLLGELYDFPEGTMAIGRLDFNSEGLLLLTTDGKISEQVRSKKVAKEYYVQVDGIITQKAIEKLQKGVEIGFDGKKYITKPCKVISIAPPGFPNRTQKIRDDRHGPTSWISVTIREGKFRQVRKMTAAAGYPTLRLIRVRVGKILLNNLKLGAVKELETLL
- a CDS encoding GNAT family N-acetyltransferase, which produces MDFIIKKFSELTTIELYQILQLRSEVFVVEQDCVYQDIDGKDEQALHVIGIKEGKIIAYTRLFDSGAYFSTPSIGRVVVKKTARKYGYGHDLLKASIIAIHKHYTITTITISAQVYLQNFYESHGFLKVGNEYLEDGIPHIKMIMN
- the rpiB gene encoding ribose 5-phosphate isomerase B, which gives rise to MTIAIGNDHAGTAYKFEIIALLEELGHKVINFGTNTDDSMDYPDAIHPTAEAVETGQAEMGIILCGSGNGAQMTANKHQGVRAALCWNNELVTLTRQHNNANMLTIPARFVSLQQALGFVELFLTTDFEGGRHANRVHKIGMNC
- a CDS encoding T9SS-dependent choice-of-anchor J family protein, whose translation is MEQKIMILFILFVYNSFGQIIVNEGFEGDSFPPNGWKKESEEVNNVWSQPDWERLNFDQKEGEACALYEAPTGKDHLRTNSWLITKALHLEAGKTYEYSFWTKVGTSYLGTPSIDISLKYGKAQIGSALTNTIFTKRINNANYNLERNTFTVNESGEYYVGIHVGNVADLYVDEFLIKEKERCNTPENLKLNLFNDTQAGITWSEVANKENYIYRVENENGEEISTGEIVENQVIINGLEANTTYAFYVKTKCAGGLGESEYSKKYVFKTSCVANDALSEDFTNAMGSELPNCWSSILDGVGISNGASVRVISDRKWAILGNHTSESTANILLVSPKLSNINSGKHRLRFKAKGDDINVGSLEVGILNGNEFKGADFIKVGREIDNLERGRFKEYVINFDLTNLPNGIASNFIAFKNASRTNYTISVDDIYWEPIPERTVCTKILVPREDVSNETFNPYFKWKRVADATGYKIHVGTQAGANDVYTKDVENVLEYQFVNNEGSLVYNTTYFITIIPYNEKGDAQNCEGTSLKLITMSNPNYGGGDVTTSFGGYYYANSTEEAEDSKIGKATYNWIDPITNNHTEIIQWNRQNNEGKSFKIPTRLNFEFPFYEEKYNDDVYVNYNGSLHFGNAATINYDNNSNFNIPEGDAVNNFIAACLSGYEFQSKSKVYYKSLEDKFIVTWYEMENAVDFDEDTLLPIGFEEITFQLILYKNGKIKIQINNQKSKLKESKGQSIFSRSIIGMENSTGTKAVLYRRKDFYSDNLKTRLGPIFNNKPTAIVFVPEKQDTAGINDEVLASKFNIYPNPANNYVNIATKEAISTISIINLLGEELDIQKGKKILLKDLSKGVYLLKIKTKEDKIVIQKIIKK